The sequence below is a genomic window from Clostridium putrefaciens.
ATTCCGTCTGGTAATTTGATTGATCCTGTTACATCTGTTGTTCTGAAATAAAATTGTGGTCTATATCCATCGAAGAATGGTGTATGTCTTCCGCCTTCTTCTTTTTTAAGTACATATACTTGACCTACAAACTTGTTGTGTGGGTTTACACTACCTGGTTTTGCAAGTACTTGACCTCTTTCTATTTCTGCTCTTTGTATTCCTCTTAATAGAACTCCTACATTATCCCCTGCCATTGCTTGGTCTAGTAACTTTCTGAACATTTCTACTCCTGTTACTACTACCTTTCTCTTGTCTTCAGATAATCCTACTAATTCTACTTCTTCTCCAACCTTTAAAATCCCAGTTTCAACTCTTCCTGTTGCAACTGTTCCTCTACCTGTAATTGTAAATACATCTTCTACTGGCATTAAGAACGGTTTATCAGTTGCTCTTTCTGGTGTTGGAATATAGCTATCTATTGCTTCCATTAAGTCTAATATAGGCTTAATAGCTACTTCATCTGTTGGGTTTTCTAATGCTTTTAATGCTGATCCTGCTACTATTGGTGTATCGTCTCCTGGGAAATCATATTCACTTAATAGTTCTCTAACTTCCATTTCAACTAATTCTAATAATTCTGGATCATCTACCATATCTGCCTTGTTTAAGAATACTACTATATAACCAACACCTACTCTAGATGCTAATAATATATGTTCTCTTGTTTGTGGCATTGGACCATCTGCTGCTGATACAACTAAGATAGCTCCATCCATTTGTGCTGCACCTGTAATCATATTCTTTACATAGTCAGCATGACCTGGACAGTCCACGTGTGCATAATGTCTATTTTCTGTTTCATATTCTACGTGAGAAGTATTGATTGTTATTCCTCTTTCCTTCTCCTCTGGTGCCTTATCTATTTGATCATACTTAAATGCTTCTGCAAATCCTCTGCTAGCTAATACTGATGTTATAGCTGCTGTTAATGTTGTCTTACCATGGTCTACGTGACCTATTGTTCCAATATTAACGTGTGGTTTACTTCTTTCAAATTTTGCTTTTGACATTTGTAAATTCCTCCTTGCTATTAAAGACATATTTTGTTATATTATTTTTTACCTACTACTTGTTCTTGTATGCTCTTTGGCACTTCTTCGTAATGATCAAACTCCATGCTGTAAGTACCCCTACCTTGTGTCTTTGATCTAAGCGTTGTAGCATATCCAAACATTTCTGAAAGTGGAACAAATGAGTTGATAACTTGAGCTCCTGATCTAGCTTCCATACTTTCAATTTTTCCTCTTCTAGAGTTTATATCTCCTATAACATCTCCCATGTATTCTTCAGCTACAACAACTTCAACTTTCATTGCTGGCTCAAGTAATACTGGATCAGCTTTAGCCATAGCATTTTTAAATGCCATAGATCCTGCTATTTTAAATGCCATTTCTGAGGAGTCAACATCATGATATGACCCATCAACTAGTCTTACTTTAAAGTTTATAACTGGATATCCTGATAAAATACCACTATCTGATGCTTCTTTAATTCCATTATCTATTGCTGGTATATATTCTCTTGGAATAGATCCTCCAACGATAGCATTTTCGAATACATATTCACCTTCATTTGGTATCATTTCAATCCAACAATGACCATACTGACCACGTCCACCAGATTGTCTAACAAACTTACCTTCAGCTTTAACAGCTTTTCTGATAGTTTCTTTGTAAGCAACTTGTGGTTTACCAACATTACATTCAACTTTAAATTCTCTTTGAAGTCTATCTACTATAATTTCAAGGTGAAGTTCACCCATACCTGCTATAATAACTTGACCTGTTTCTTGATCAGTAAAAGTCTTGAATGTTGGATCTTCTTCTGCAAGCTTTGAAAGCGCTAATCCCATCTTTTCTTGACTGGCTTTAGTCTTAGGCTCAATAGCTACAGATATAACTGGTTCTGGAAAGTCCATAGTTTCAAGTATAATTGGATCATTTTCACTACATAGAGTATCTCCTGTAGTTGTATCTTTAAGTCCAACAACTGCACCTAAATCTCCTGCATATAACTCATCAACTTCTTCTCTGTGATTTGCATGCATTCTAACAAGCCTTCCAACTCTTTCTCTTTTTCCCTTTGTTGAGTTTAATACATATGTACCACTCTTCATTGTTCCAGAGTAGATTCTTGTAAATGCTAGTTTACCTACAAATGGATCTGTTGCTATTTTAAATGCTAGTGCAGAAAGTGGTTCAGCTTCATCAGCTTTTCTTTCATCTTCTTCTTCACTGTCTATTTTAACACCTTTTACTGGTGGTATATCTAAAGGTGATGGCATATATGCAACAGCAGCGTCTATCATTTCTTGAACGCCTTTGTTTTTATATGATGATCCACAAATAACTGGGATTATTTGATTGCCAATAGTAGCTTTTCTTAAAGCTGCATTTATTTCATCTTCAGTTATTTCTTCTCCATCTAGATATTTAACCATTAACTCTTCATCGCATTCTGCAATAGACTCAAGCATAGCTAATCTATATTCTTCAGCCTTTTCTTTTAATTCTGCTGGTATTTCACCCTCTTCGATTTCAGTTCCTAAATCGTTCTTGTGAACTATTCCAATCATCTTTACAAGATCAACCATTCCCATGAATTCCGATTCTTGACCTATTGGTATTTGAATTGGCACTGCATTTGCTTTAAGTCTATCTCTTATAGAATTTAAACAGGTGTAGAAGTCTGCCCCAACAGCATCCATCTTATTTACATATATCATTCTTGGTACACCATACTTATCCGCTTGTCTCCAAACAGTTTCAGTTTGTGGTTCTACCCCACTCTTAGCATCAAGAACTGTTACAGCTCCATCAAGAACCCTAAGAGATCTTTCAACCTCAACTGTAAAGTCTACGTGGCCTGGTGTATCGATTATGTTTATCTCATAACCCTTCCACTGGCATGTAGTAGCTGCTGAAGTAATTGTTATACCTCTTTCTTGTTCTTGAACCATCCAGTCCATTGTAGCTGCACCTTCATGAGTTTCCCCTATTTTATGTGTTTTTCCTGTGTAAAATAAAATACGCTCAGTTGTTGTAGTTTTACCTGCATCGATATGAGCCATTATCCCTATATTACGGTACTTTTCTAACGCAAATTGTCTTGGCACTATATATTCCTCCTCTCAGCATATAATCTGAGTAAATTAGTAATTAAATCTGATAAAACTGTTTTGGCAAAAGCCAAAACAGTTTTATGTTAATATCTGTAATGAGCGAATGCTTTATTAGCTTCAGCCATTTTATGTGTTTCTTCTCTTTTCTTAACTGCAGCGCCTGTATTGTTGGAAGCATCGATTAACTCATTTGCTAATCTTTCCCTCATGTATTTTTCTCCTCTTTTTCTAGAAGCGATTAACAACCATCTTATTCCCAATGTTTGTCTTCTCTCTGGTCTTACTTCCATTGGTACTTGGTAAGTAGCACCACCTATTCTTCTAGCTTTAACCTCTAGTAACGGCATTATATTAGCCATAGCTGTTTCAAAAACTTCCAAAGCATCTTTTTCTGTTTTCTCTGCAATTATATCAAATGCGTCGTAGCATATTTGTTGTGCTACTCCTCTTTTACCGTCTAACATTATACTGTTTATAAGCTTTGTAACAACTTCACTGTTGTACAAAGGGTCTAGTAAAACTTCTCTTTTTCCTATATGTCCTTTTCTTGGCACTTTTCTTCCCTCCTTAACATAAATATTTAAGTTCATTGGTACTCGGCTTTACGCCGCAAAGTGCTCTGTTCTCCGGAATCTATATAAACTTACGTTTATAAATCTATGTAAACACGAAGACATAGCACCAGATTTAAGCAAAATTATTTTTGCTTTGGTCTCTTAGCCCCATACTTTGATCTACTTTGCATTCTGTTAGCTACACCTGCTGAGTCTAAAGCTCCTCTAATAATATGATATCTAACCCCTGGAAGGTCTTTTACTCTTCCACCTCTTATTAAAACAACACTATGCTCTTGTAGATTGTGTCCTATTCCTGGAATGTATGCAGATACTTCGTAACCATTTGTCAATCTAACTCTTGCAACTTTTCTAAGTGCGGAGTTAGGCTTCTTTGGTGTAGTAGTTTTAACTACTGTGCATACACCTCTTTTTTGTGGACAGTTTTTTAAAGCTGGTGACCCAGATTTAGTTGCTGTTGTCTTTCTGCCTTTTCTTACTAATTGGCTAATTGTTGGCATGTTTTCACCTCCTATATTTTAAAAAGTAGTTTTGGTATTCTATTAAAATTAAGATAATAGCTAATTAATTATTCTTTTAGGATTAAAGTAGCTGCTGAACCTACCTCTATTCCGCACATCTTACCTAAGTACTTCATGGTGGGAATATATTCTATTTCTATGTTCTTTTCTTCAGCTATGCTAACTATAGGTATTGTAATTTTTGAATCTGCATCTTCTGCTACATATAGTTTTAACCCCTGGTCGTTATTTAATGCTTTTGTAACTTGCTTTATGCCTACGACCTTTTTTCCTAAAAGTCTGTCTATCATGAGGGTTACCTCCTTGAAATTTAAAATTAAACCCGGAGTGAAGCCTAGGCTTCACTCCGAAAAACTCATGTAAACAAATTTAATGTAATATTTAAAATATCCTTGTTATAAAATCACACAAGCTATATTTTATCATTTTCATTATGCCATGTCAATAAAATTAATTAATCTTCTAATGTATTAACATGCTCTTTTTCTTCTACATCAATTTCTGTATTTAATCTTACTGATCCATATCTACTCATACCTGTACCAGCAGGGATAAGTTTTCCTATGATTACATTTTCTTTAAGTCCTAGTAACGGATCAATTTTACCTTTTATAGCTGCATCAGTTAATACTCTTGTAGTTTCTTGGAAGGATGCTGCTGATAAGAAGGAATCTGTTGCTAAAGCCGCCTTTGTAATTCCGAGAAGTACTTGGTCTCCCTTAGCTTCTTCTAACTTAGCTTTTTTAACCCTTCCATTCTCTTCTATAAAATCAAATATATCTATCATAGTTCCTTGTAGAAGGTCTGTATCTCCTGGTTCTAATACTTTAACCTTTCTAGTCATCTGTCTTACTACAACTTCAAGATGCTTATCATTTATATCAACACCCTGTAATCTATATACCTTTTGAACTTCTGACAATAAATATTCTCTAACTCCTTCAAGTCCTTTAATTCTCATAACATCATGTGGGTTTACTGACCCTTCTGTTATCTCATCTCCAGCCTCAATTGAGTCTCCATTACTAACTTTCATTCTTGAACCAAATGGAATCTCATAAGTGATCTCCTCACCTGATTCTGTAACTATAATTATTGATCTCTTTTTCTTTGTTTCTTCCATTTTAACTGTACCAGATACTTCCGCTACTGTAGCTAATCCCTTTGGTTTTCTAGCTTCAAATAGCTCCTCTACTCTTGGAAGTCCTTGAGTTATATCGGCTCCTGCAACTCCACCGGTATGGAAAGTTCTCATTGTAAGCTGTGTACCTGGTTCACCAATGGATTGAGCTGCTATTATACCTACAGCCTCACCTATAGTTATCTTTTGTCCAGTAGCCATATTCATACCATAACAAGTGGCACAAACACCTACTTTACAATCACAACTAAATACTGATCTTATTTTTACTTTTTTGACCCCAGCACTTTGTACTTTTCCTGCTATTTCACCAGTCATATAAGTATGATTTTTAACTATAACCTTCGCAGTTTTTGGATCTATTATATCTTCTGCAGAATATCTTCCTGTTAGTCTTTCTTTTAATTCTTCTATAGGTTCATTTCCAACTTTAATTTCAGAAACATAGATTCCATCTTTAGTTCTGCAATCTTCATTTCTTACTATTACATCTTGACTAACATCAACAAGTCTTCTTGTAAGATATCCTGAGTCAGCTGTTTTAAGAGCAGTATCAGCATTACCTTTTCTAGCTCCATGAGTTGATATGAAATATTCCAATACATCTAGTCCTTCCCTAAAGGAAGCTTTAATTGGAAGTTCTATGATTTTACCGGATGGATTGGCCATAAGACCTCTCATACCCGCTAACTGTTTTATCTGACTCTTAGAACCTCTTGCTCCAGAATCAGCCATCATAAATATCGGATTAAATCTATCCAAGTTATTCATTAGAGCATTAGCTACATCTTCAGTAGTCTTAGTCCACTTATCTATAACTCTTTCATATCTCTCTTCTTCAGAAATAAATCCTCTTTTATACATTTTCTCTATCTTCTTAACAGTTTCTTCTGCTTCTTTAAGTAATTCAGCTTTCTGTCCAGGAACAACCATGTCAGATACTGAAACTGTAATAGCTCCAATAGTAGAATAATGATATCCCTTTGCTTTGATTTCATCTAGCATTACTGATGTTTGCGTTGGTCCATGAACTGTATAACAGTTTTCAACTATGCGACCAAGAGCCTTTTTATCTATCAAAAAGTCAACTTCAAGTTTAAACAAGTTTTCTTCTAAAGTTCTATCTACAAAACCTAAATCTTGAGGTATAGATTCGTTAAATATAAGTTTACCAACAGAAGTATTTATTATTCCTTGCTTCATTTCACCATTAATTTCTCTAGTCATCCTAACTTTTATCTTAGCATGTAAAGAAATTTCTTTAACTTCATAAGCCATAATAGCTTCCTCTGGTGATATAAATATCTTTCCTTCACCTATTTCTCCATCTTTATCTAAACTCAAATAATATGAACCTAATATCATATCCTGTGTAGGAACTGATACTGGCTTACCATCTGATGGCTTTAAAATATTTCCAGCAGCAAGCATTAAAAATCTTGCTTCCGCTTGGGCTTCAACAGAAAGAGGTACATGGACTGCCATTTGGTCTCCATCAAAGTCAGCATTATAAGCTGTACAAACTAAAGGATGAAGTTTTATAGCTCTACCTTCAACTAGGACTGGTTGGAATGCTTGAATTCCTAATCTATGCAGTGTAGGTGCACGGTTTAACAATACCGGATGATCTGAAATAACTTCTTCTAGTACATCCCATACCTGTGGCATTACTCTTTCTACCATTCTCTTAGCACTCTTTATGTTGTGTGCCAAAGAATTTTCAACTAGTTTTTTCATAACGAAAGGTTTGAAAAGTTCTAGTGCCATTTCTTTTGGCAAACCACATTGATACATTTTAAGTTCAGGTCCAACAACAATAACTGATCTTCCAGAATAGTCAACACGCTTACCTAGTAAGTTCTGTCTAAATCTACCCTGTTTTCCTTTAAGCATATCGGACAAAGACTTAAGTGGTCTGTTTCCAGGCCCCGTTACAGGCCTACCTCTTCTACCGTTATCTATCAATGCATCTACTGCTTCTTGAAGCATTCTCTTTTCATTTCTAACTATTATATTAGGTGCTCCTAAATCTAATAGTTTCTTTAATCTATTATTTCTATTTATAACCCTTCTGTATAAATCATTTAAATCAGAAGTTGCAAATCTTCCACCATCTAATTGAACCATAGGTCTTAGATCTGGTGGGATTACAGGTATTACCCCTATAATCATCCAAACTGGCTTATTTCCTGACTTTTTAAATGATTCCATAACTTCAAGTCTTCTTATTATTCTTATTTTCTTTTGTCCTGTACTATTCTTTAGATCTTCTTTTAAATCCACAGTTGATTTTACTAAATCAATTTCTTCTAATAAAACTTTTACAGATTCTGCTCCCATACCTGCTGAGAAACTTTCCTCACCATACTTATCTATAGCTTCTCTATATTCTTTTTCATTAAGAAGTTGTTTCTTTAAAAGAGGTGTATCTTTAGGATCTAAAACAATATAAGACGCAAAGTACAAAACTTTTTCAAGGGACCTAGGAGACATATCTAGCATTAAGCCCATTCGAGAAGGTATTCCTTTGAAATACCAAATATGAGATACTGGGGCTGCAAGTTCTATATGCCCCATTCTCTCACGTCTTACTTTAGACTTTGTGACTTCAACTCCGCATCTATCACAAACTATCCCCTTATATCTTACTCTCTTATATTTTCCACAATGGCATTCCCAATCTTTTGTTGGTCCAAATATTCTTTCACAAAAGAGGCCATCTCTTTCAGGTTTTAATGTTCTATAATTTATTGTTTCTGGTTTTTTAACTTCCCCTCTAGACCATTCTCTTATCTGTTCTGGAGAAGCTAAACTTATTTGCATGGCATCAAAATTATTTAATTCAATCAAGGGTAATCCTCCCTTCAAAATTAGTTTTCATCGTCAAAATCATCTAGTTGCAATTCTTTTTTGAATTCATCTAGCGGTAACTCATCATATTCTTCTTCATCGTCTTTTTCATCTTCATCTACTACTACTTCTACTTCTACTTCTTCTAATTCGTCTATTTCTTCTACTTTTTCTTCGTCTATTTCTTGAAGATTACTACCTTCTAGTTCATCAGCTGCTTTTATAACTGGTATATCTTCTTTTCCTTCTATATTTATCTCTAGAGCTTCAAGTTCCTCTTCTGTATATTCTCTTAATTTAATTTCTTCTTTTTTATCATTAAGAACTTTTACATTTAAGCATAGAGCTTGAAGTTCTTTAATAAGAACCTTAAAGGATTCTGGCACACCTGGCTCTGGTATATTTTCACCTTTTACTATCGATTCATAGGTTTTAACTCTACCAACAACATCATCAGACTTAACAGTTAAGATTTCCTGAAGAGTATGTGCTGCTCCATAAGCTTCAAGAGCCCAAACTTCCATCTCTCCAAATCTTTGTCCTCCGAATTGCGCTTTACCACCTAAAGGTTGTTGTGTAACTAATGAATATGGTCCTGTAGATCTTGCATGAATCTTATCATCAACTAGATGAGCAAGTTTCAATATATACATATATCCAACAGTTACTCTATTATCAAATGCTTCTCCGGTTCTTCCATCATATAGTATAGTTTTACCATCACCATCATAGCCTGCTTTTATAAGATGCTCTTCTATATCATACTCATTTGCACCATCAAATACTGGAGTTGCTATGTGCCACCCTAATTTGTTTGCCGCAAGTCCTAGATGGACTTCTAACACCTGACCTATATTCATACGTGAAGGAACCCCTAGTGGATTTAAGCATATTTGTAGTGGTCTTCCGTCTGGTAAAAACGGCATATCTTCTTCTGGTAATACTCTTGAGATAACTCCCTTATTACCATGTCTTCCAGCCATCTTATCCCCTACAGATATTTTTCTCTTTTGAGCTATATAACATCTTACAAGTTGGTTTACTCCTGGAGGTAACTCATCACCATTTTCTCTAGTAAAGACTTTTACATCTACAATAATACCTGATTGACCATGAGGAACCCTTAATGATGTATCTCTTACTTCTCTTGCCTTTTCCCCAAATATAGCTCTCAATAGCCTTTCTTCTGCTGTAAGTTCTGTTTCACCCTTAGGTGTAACTTTACCCACAAGTACATCTCCTGCTCTTACTTCTGCACCTATTCTTATAATTCCACGCTCATCTATATCTTTTAGCGCATCCTCACCTACATTAGGTATATCTCTAGTTATTTCTTCTGGTCCTAGCTTTGTATCTCTCGCTTCGCATTCATATTCCTCTATGTGAATAGATGTGAATACATCTTCTCTTACTAACTCTTCAGAAATAAGCATAGCATCCTCATAGTTATATCCTTCCCATGTGATGAAGCCCATTCTTATATTTTTACCTAATGCTATTTCTCCAAGGTCTGTTGATGGACCATCTCCTAGTACCGACCCCTGTTCAACGTGTTCTCCCTTGTTAACAAGAGGTCTTTGATTTATGCAAGTACCTGGATTTGACCTTTTAAATTTAAGTAATCTATATACGTCAGTTCCACCATCAGAATCTCTTTTAACTCTAATTTCACTAGCACTTACATAAGATACAGTTCCAGCATTTCTAGCCTTTGGAAGTACCCCTGAGTCTAATGCTGCTTTATATTCAATACCAGTTCCAACAAATGGTGCTTGAGGCATTAATAGCGGCACCGCTTGACGTTGCATATTAGCACCCATAAGAGCACGACTAGCATCATCATTTTCAAGGAAAGGTATCATAGCTGTTGCTACAGATACTATTTGTCTTGGTGAAACATCCATAAGGTCAACTTCGTTTCTTGATACAAGTAATATGTCTTCTTTTATCCTTACAGTTACTCTATCATCAACGAACATATTATCTTCATCTAATAATTCATTGGCTTGAGCCACTAAATAATTATCTTCTTCATCTGCTGTAAAGTATCTAATTTCACTAGTTACTATACCTGTTTTTTTATCTACCACTCTATACGGTGTCTCTATAAAGCCATATTCATTAACCCTTGCATAAGTAGCCAAAGAGTTAATAAGTCCTATATTTGGTCCTTCTGGGGTTTCTATAGGGCACATTCTACCATAATGGGAGTGATGAACGTCTCTTACTTCAAATCCCGCTCTTTCTCTTGATAATCCACCAGGTCCTAAAGCTGAAAGTCTTCTTTTATGAGTAAGCTCAGAAA
It includes:
- the fusA gene encoding elongation factor G; translated protein: MPRQFALEKYRNIGIMAHIDAGKTTTTERILFYTGKTHKIGETHEGAATMDWMVQEQERGITITSAATTCQWKGYEINIIDTPGHVDFTVEVERSLRVLDGAVTVLDAKSGVEPQTETVWRQADKYGVPRMIYVNKMDAVGADFYTCLNSIRDRLKANAVPIQIPIGQESEFMGMVDLVKMIGIVHKNDLGTEIEEGEIPAELKEKAEEYRLAMLESIAECDEELMVKYLDGEEITEDEINAALRKATIGNQIIPVICGSSYKNKGVQEMIDAAVAYMPSPLDIPPVKGVKIDSEEEDERKADEAEPLSALAFKIATDPFVGKLAFTRIYSGTMKSGTYVLNSTKGKRERVGRLVRMHANHREEVDELYAGDLGAVVGLKDTTTGDTLCSENDPIILETMDFPEPVISVAIEPKTKASQEKMGLALSKLAEEDPTFKTFTDQETGQVIIAGMGELHLEIIVDRLQREFKVECNVGKPQVAYKETIRKAVKAEGKFVRQSGGRGQYGHCWIEMIPNEGEYVFENAIVGGSIPREYIPAIDNGIKEASDSGILSGYPVINFKVRLVDGSYHDVDSSEMAFKIAGSMAFKNAMAKADPVLLEPAMKVEVVVAEEYMGDVIGDINSRRGKIESMEARSGAQVINSFVPLSEMFGYATTLRSKTQGRGTYSMEFDHYEEVPKSIQEQVVGKK
- the rpoC gene encoding DNA-directed RNA polymerase subunit beta'; the encoded protein is MIELNNFDAMQISLASPEQIREWSRGEVKKPETINYRTLKPERDGLFCERIFGPTKDWECHCGKYKRVRYKGIVCDRCGVEVTKSKVRRERMGHIELAAPVSHIWYFKGIPSRMGLMLDMSPRSLEKVLYFASYIVLDPKDTPLLKKQLLNEKEYREAIDKYGEESFSAGMGAESVKVLLEEIDLVKSTVDLKEDLKNSTGQKKIRIIRRLEVMESFKKSGNKPVWMIIGVIPVIPPDLRPMVQLDGGRFATSDLNDLYRRVINRNNRLKKLLDLGAPNIIVRNEKRMLQEAVDALIDNGRRGRPVTGPGNRPLKSLSDMLKGKQGRFRQNLLGKRVDYSGRSVIVVGPELKMYQCGLPKEMALELFKPFVMKKLVENSLAHNIKSAKRMVERVMPQVWDVLEEVISDHPVLLNRAPTLHRLGIQAFQPVLVEGRAIKLHPLVCTAYNADFDGDQMAVHVPLSVEAQAEARFLMLAAGNILKPSDGKPVSVPTQDMILGSYYLSLDKDGEIGEGKIFISPEEAIMAYEVKEISLHAKIKVRMTREINGEMKQGIINTSVGKLIFNESIPQDLGFVDRTLEENLFKLEVDFLIDKKALGRIVENCYTVHGPTQTSVMLDEIKAKGYHYSTIGAITVSVSDMVVPGQKAELLKEAEETVKKIEKMYKRGFISEEERYERVIDKWTKTTEDVANALMNNLDRFNPIFMMADSGARGSKSQIKQLAGMRGLMANPSGKIIELPIKASFREGLDVLEYFISTHGARKGNADTALKTADSGYLTRRLVDVSQDVIVRNEDCRTKDGIYVSEIKVGNEPIEELKERLTGRYSAEDIIDPKTAKVIVKNHTYMTGEIAGKVQSAGVKKVKIRSVFSCDCKVGVCATCYGMNMATGQKITIGEAVGIIAAQSIGEPGTQLTMRTFHTGGVAGADITQGLPRVEELFEARKPKGLATVAEVSGTVKMEETKKKRSIIIVTESGEEITYEIPFGSRMKVSNGDSIEAGDEITEGSVNPHDVMRIKGLEGVREYLLSEVQKVYRLQGVDINDKHLEVVVRQMTRKVKVLEPGDTDLLQGTMIDIFDFIEENGRVKKAKLEEAKGDQVLLGITKAALATDSFLSAASFQETTRVLTDAAIKGKIDPLLGLKENVIIGKLIPAGTGMSRYGSVRLNTEIDVEEKEHVNTLED
- the rpsG gene encoding 30S ribosomal protein S7 encodes the protein MPRKGHIGKREVLLDPLYNSEVVTKLINSIMLDGKRGVAQQICYDAFDIIAEKTEKDALEVFETAMANIMPLLEVKARRIGGATYQVPMEVRPERRQTLGIRWLLIASRKRGEKYMRERLANELIDASNNTGAAVKKREETHKMAEANKAFAHYRY
- a CDS encoding ribosomal L7Ae/L30e/S12e/Gadd45 family protein produces the protein MIDRLLGKKVVGIKQVTKALNNDQGLKLYVAEDADSKITIPIVSIAEEKNIEIEYIPTMKYLGKMCGIEVGSAATLILKE
- the rpsL gene encoding 30S ribosomal protein S12, whose translation is MPTISQLVRKGRKTTATKSGSPALKNCPQKRGVCTVVKTTTPKKPNSALRKVARVRLTNGYEVSAYIPGIGHNLQEHSVVLIRGGRVKDLPGVRYHIIRGALDSAGVANRMQSRSKYGAKRPKQK
- the rpoB gene encoding DNA-directed RNA polymerase subunit beta, whose translation is MVHPIQVGKRTRMSFARVKDIIDMPNLIEVQLDSYQWFLDEGLQEVFNDISPISNYTGNLVLEFIGYKLDMDNIKYSVEECKERDSTYAAPLKVKVRLQNKETGEIKEQEVFMGDFPLMTEQGTFIINGAERVIVSQLVRSPGVYYNYSVDKNGKKLYSATVIPNRGAWLEYETDSNDIIYVRIDKTRKLPISVIARAMGFASDQQIMDYFGDDERLKATIEKDNTKTREEGLLEIYKRLRPGEPPTVDSAMSLIDSLFFDAKRYDLSKVGRYKFNKKLALNLRIANQISALDIVHPETGEIFVQKGEKIDRENALAIQDSGINLVDIIVDDKVVRVAGNNFVNINKQLPFDIADLNIREYVHYPTLREILNNYTEESAIKEEIKKNIHRLIPKHIIKDDMYATISYQIGLLYGIGNVDDIDHLGNRRLRSVGELLQNQFRIGLSRMERVVKERMTIQDPEGITPQALINIRPVSAATKEFFGSSQLSQFMDQNNPLSELTHKRRLSALGPGGLSRERAGFEVRDVHHSHYGRMCPIETPEGPNIGLINSLATYARVNEYGFIETPYRVVDKKTGIVTSEIRYFTADEEDNYLVAQANELLDEDNMFVDDRVTVRIKEDILLVSRNEVDLMDVSPRQIVSVATAMIPFLENDDASRALMGANMQRQAVPLLMPQAPFVGTGIEYKAALDSGVLPKARNAGTVSYVSASEIRVKRDSDGGTDVYRLLKFKRSNPGTCINQRPLVNKGEHVEQGSVLGDGPSTDLGEIALGKNIRMGFITWEGYNYEDAMLISEELVREDVFTSIHIEEYECEARDTKLGPEEITRDIPNVGEDALKDIDERGIIRIGAEVRAGDVLVGKVTPKGETELTAEERLLRAIFGEKAREVRDTSLRVPHGQSGIIVDVKVFTRENGDELPPGVNQLVRCYIAQKRKISVGDKMAGRHGNKGVISRVLPEEDMPFLPDGRPLQICLNPLGVPSRMNIGQVLEVHLGLAANKLGWHIATPVFDGANEYDIEEHLIKAGYDGDGKTILYDGRTGEAFDNRVTVGYMYILKLAHLVDDKIHARSTGPYSLVTQQPLGGKAQFGGQRFGEMEVWALEAYGAAHTLQEILTVKSDDVVGRVKTYESIVKGENIPEPGVPESFKVLIKELQALCLNVKVLNDKKEEIKLREYTEEELEALEINIEGKEDIPVIKAADELEGSNLQEIDEEKVEEIDELEEVEVEVVVDEDEKDDEEEYDELPLDEFKKELQLDDFDDEN
- the tuf gene encoding elongation factor Tu — translated: MSKAKFERSKPHVNIGTIGHVDHGKTTLTAAITSVLASRGFAEAFKYDQIDKAPEEKERGITINTSHVEYETENRHYAHVDCPGHADYVKNMITGAAQMDGAILVVSAADGPMPQTREHILLASRVGVGYIVVFLNKADMVDDPELLELVEMEVRELLSEYDFPGDDTPIVAGSALKALENPTDEVAIKPILDLMEAIDSYIPTPERATDKPFLMPVEDVFTITGRGTVATGRVETGILKVGEEVELVGLSEDKRKVVVTGVEMFRKLLDQAMAGDNVGVLLRGIQRAEIERGQVLAKPGSVNPHNKFVGQVYVLKKEEGGRHTPFFDGYRPQFYFRTTDVTGSIKLPDGMEMVMPGDHIDMNVELINPVAMDEGLRFAIREGGRTVGSGVVTTITK